aggagatggtgagttGGCCTGGGAAGCATTCAGAGGGACTCTGCATTTGGCCCTACCAGGCAGGGTCAGGAGCttgaaagtggagaggaactgggGTGCTGCGCATGAGGTAGAAAAACAAACTAAAGATTACGCTTTCTTCTCCTAAGCTCAGTCTTCTCTGTCCCCTCCAAAGCCCCAAATGTGGGGTTCTGAGAAACCAGGAGGCTGGTAGAAATTCACCAACAAATGCAGTCTTGTCACCCCCACCTTCCCTGATAGACTGAATATCTGATCCTTGGTCTGCCTACATCTGatgcctccttccctctcccaccttctCAGGATATTTATACTGCCTCCAGCACCTGCCTCAGACAGGCCACGAAGAAGATAGCAGCGATAGAGGTCCTGAGAGTCAGGTAAAAGCTGTGGAAGTGTGTGGtgggggggtgaggaggaggaaagggctccCCGGCCCAGCAGAGTGAATGGGGGGAAACTGAATGTCCTCCACGAGAGTGTAAACTCCATGATGGCAGAGATCTTTGTCCTGTTTTACTTACTGACATATTTTCAAGTATCCACAACACTGCCTGACACTGTTCAGTAAATGGCACAAATGGATGAATGCCAGGTACCACATCTGTCTCAAGGGGCAGCCTCAGCCCATGCTGGGCAGGTCACTCACTGACCAGAACATCTGGTGGCTTTTCTAGGACCTTCCCATGTCGAGTGAGAATAACACGCCATCAGGCCCCGCAACTCCCGTGGACCTCCATCAAGGGACCAGTCCTGTCCCAAACCCCATCCAGCCCACCCGTCGATTGATCCGCCTCTCCAGCCCAGAACGCCAGCGTTTATCCTCCCTTCATCTCACCCCTGACCCGGAAATGGAGCCGCCACCCAAGCCCCCCCGAAGCTGCTCCACTTTGGCCCACCAAGCCCTGGAAGCAAGCTTCAAGGGCTGGGGAATGCCAGTCCAGAGCCCTCAAGGTAGCTGCTGGCTCGGGGTGGGGATGGCATGGGTGGTTTTTGGATTCTTGGACAGGTATGtggggcatggggagggaggtcgtGGGGATTCCAGCCCATGTCCACGTCCTGCTCAGTTCTTGAGGCCATGGAAATGGGGGAAGAAGAGAGGTCCTCCTCCagtgaagaggaaacagaggaagaggaagatgtgCCTTTGGACTCAGACATGGAACATGTGAGTGGGAAGAACCTGGCCACCTATTCTGCCCAAGCCAGCACACATCCACTCAACACACGCCTCCCCTCACCCAGGAGAAACCCACAGCACCCAGCCTCTTCTGAGCCCAAATTACCTTCTCACGTGGTCTGACTCTTTCATGTCCCTAAGCCTCTACCTTTTCTATCAGACTTACCCCACTTCCAGTCTAGGGTCTTTCTGGTCCTTCTTAAATGGAGCTTCCCCAACCCCTATCCACTGACTCTGTCACAGTTTCTGAGGAACTTGGCTGAGAACTCAGGCACCATGAACAATTATCCAACGTGGCGTCGGACTCTGCTGCGCCGGgccaaggaggaggagatgaagcGGTTCTGCAAGGCTCAGGTGTGGCCTCAGGGTTCCGAGGTTCTGATGGGGTTAGAATCCTGAGACTGGGGATAAGAGCTCCCCTGGGACTCTGTTCTTGAGCGATCATGAGACTCCTGGGCCCCGTCTTGTACTCCTCAGGCCATCCAGCGGCGACTAAATGAGATCGAGGCTGCTCTAAGGGAGCTGGAGGCCAGGGGCACAGAGCTGGAGCTGGCTTTGAGGAGCCAAAGCAGTGAGTAAGGATAGGGGAGGGATAAAACTAGGAGACCTCTGCCTCCTGGCACTGTGTTCTGCCCCCAGCAACCCCCAAACTGCTAGGTCTGGCTCACAGCAGGCTCTATTCCTCATGCCATGACTCCTATGATCCTGGCTGGAGGCCTGACTGGCCCCCTTTTTTCCTTATCAGGTTCCCCTGAAAAGCAAAAGGCATTATGGGTGGAACAGCTGCTACAGCTCGTCCAGAAGAAAAACAGCCTAGTGGCCGAGGAGGCTGAGCTCATGATCACGTAAGGGGTGTCAGGGTTGGGGAGTGGGGGACAGTGGCATTGAGTCAGGCAGGCCCCAGCCAGGGCTTTGCTCACCCTAGGCATCTAAGCCttttctattcctgccctccaCAGAGTGCAGGAGCTGAACTTGGAGGAGAAACAGTGGCAGCTGGACCAAGAGCTGCGAACCTACATGAACCGGGAAGGTAAGCAGGATGTGGGGAGAGGCTGGTATTTGCACAAGCCTCGTGACTGCAGATACTGCCCAGCAACAGTCTTCCAATCTGAGTACCTCTGAGGCTGAAATGCCTCCTGAATTGCCTCTTGAACTGAAGGACACCAGAGGATGGGGCTCCAAGCGCCTACTCTGCACCTTCAGTCAGAGCTGCACAACTCAGCTTTTACACcagatttcctttaagaatgatGTTGCAGCTAACAATGCTAGAAAACCATTAGTGTTGATAAGCCAATTTCACAGGGTGGGAAACAGCAGGGGTTATAGAAGTCACACAGGCTAGGATTAGGCTGTGCCTCTTGGGCCTCTCTGCCGCATCCTCTGTCCTCTAAGCTTCATCTCCTCCCTTCAGAAACCCTAAAGACAGCTGCCGATCGGCAGGCTGAGGACCAGGTCCTGAGGAAGCTACTGGATGTGGTGAACCAGCGAGATGCTCTCATCCGCCTCCAGGAGGAGCGCAGGCTCAGTGAGCTGGCCTCGGAGCCCGGGGTCCAGGGCTAGAAGAGGGCAGGCTGCCTGACTTATCTGCCAGGAAGACCGCCTTACCCCAGGACAGTGCTACCCTGTGTTCATCTGGGCTGCCTGGGAGAGTGCCTCAGTGTTTACAATAAAAAGTTTCTGACATAAACAGGACTTCTGGCTAGCTGCAGGTGTGAGGTGGGGACTGAGCAGGGAGGGCAGACGGGTGGGAGCCCAAAGGTCTACACTGTGACAATCACACTGACCCCTGGCCCCAGTCACTGCCTCTACAAGGAAAAAGGCCGAGCCACAAAAGTGTCAAGCTTTATTGTtcctcagctctctctctctcctgctgccCTAGGAGCAGGGCTGGCTGAGACTCTGGGCCCAGATCCTGGGCCTCTCTTGCCCTTCCCAGCACATGCTGAAGCTCGGCCCGGGTCCTACACAAGCCCTTGGCCTCCTGCACGTGGAAGAGGTAGAAGGCACCTGCCCCCAGCACCAGTCCTACGCTGGGGGTCCAGAGCAGTAGAGCAGCTTCCCTGATCCATCCTCCGGCCGCCAGGGCACACAGCAACGCTAGGAGAAGAAGCCCTAGACCAACTGCATAGCCGGCCATGGTGGCCCACCAGTGAGCCTGGGCCATGCCCTGGTCCACTTCTGCCCAGGCCTCCCTTAGCACACTGGTCAACGGCGAGCTCTCTGCTGGTCCTACAAGGCAGGAGAGTGGGGAGGCAGAATAACAGTCAGAGTGGAGGGCGTACCTGTGGTGCGGAAGTGCCAAAGAAAAGGATGCGGATGACTCACCATGGGTAGGGCTGGGGTTGTGCTGCGGGGGGCTGTGTCTCACACACAGGGTAGCCATCAGGGCCTCATGATCAGAGAAGGGGGGGCCGCTGTAAGGGTCATGGCCTGTAGTAGTTTTGAAAGTCTTACAGAAGATGTATAGCCCAGACACTGCCTAGGAAAAGGGCCAAAGAGAAACTTCTATTTGGAAGTATGTTTCCAGAGAACCAGTTCCTGGCTATCCATTTTCCAGCTGCCAGTGACGTAAGACTAGACCAGCTGGACAAAGGATCAGCACAGCCTGGTGAGAGATGAAGAGACATGGTGGGTGCGGCGGGGAGAGGCCTGACCTTATAAAGTACATAGTCGATGCGGATGCCTAAGGGAAATGGCCCCAGCTCCTGGTGCTTGACATAGCAGTTCTTGGGTACCATTGTACAGCCTTCTTCAGAACCCTAGGTGAAGAGTGGGCTTGAGTGAGGAtgcaggggaaggaggagggaaagaggcTGAGGGCGTAGGTGGGGAAATAATTAGACAGGTCCTCACCTTGAAGTCCCGGGTCTCCAGATAGGCATCATGCAGCCCGGTCCACTCTTTCAGCAGGCGGCAGCCCAGGTCCTTTGGGTGCAAGTTGAGGTCCCCACACAAGAGAACCACATCAGCCTTCTTGGATGTGTGGCTGGAGGAACCAAGATGGTGAGGCAGGAATTCTTCCCTCATCAGCTCTGCCCTAAAAGTGGGACCTTACAGCCACCACTCAATCCCTCGATCCCACCCTATTTCCCCTGTTAAGCCCAGGCTCACACACTGGATGAACTGGGCCAGTTCCCAAGCTTGGGCCACGCGATGTGCTAGGTAGGTGTCCTTCTGTCGATTGTACTCGGCATGGAGCTGCGAAAGATAGAGGAGACAGTAACAGGTGAGACTCAAGGTCCCAAGGGCAGATGTAAATCAAGTTTGTCATTTGGCATGGTGCTTGGTAAAATGTGTGAACTCTGCCTACTGACCTTAGGAATCCTGCCCCTACAACTCACCCCAAGGAGACTCCACCAAAGgtgtcccctctctccctcccaggaCCAGGCTGCCTCTCCCAGCCCTAAGCACTGTGGGCTTCACTCACGTGGGTCACGTAGGCATTGAGCACCAATCCACTTAGATGGAGTACCAGCAGCCCCACAGCCTTCCCACAGAACCAGTCACAATGATGGATCTGCAGGCAGGAGTGGGACAGAACTCAGAGCACTGCAACCCTCTCTCTGCCCATCCCTTGCAGTCCTGGGAAGGTTACCTCCTTTACCATGTGTtagtggaggtgggggagggtggtggaTGAGTTCGAGATCAGGCTCACCATGTAGGGGTAGCCATTGAGGGTGAAGACATGCTGGGTGAATTCCTGGATTGGGTGTTTGGAGAAGACACAGAGACCACTGCCAATGATGCCACTGAAAGCCAAATCCTGGTTAGCGGTCACAAAAGCAGGGAGAGAAATACCCAGCCCCTTCCCCCAGCTCTTATcagcttttttttctctttttgcagcTGATGGAAGCTCACAAAGTGTTAGTTGTTTGTGTGGGGTGATAGGATGGCCTGAGAGTAAGTCTGATGAGCTGCAGAGCTAGATTTTCCTCATTCCACCTTCTGCTTCCACACCCAGAGGAGAGGATGCTGGGGAAGAGGAAGCAGGGTGCAGGCAGCatagggaggaggggctggcaggCCAAGCACCTCAAGGTCTGAAACTAGGCTTCCAGGCCAGTTGGCTGCTCACCTCCTGAAGTAGTGTGCAGCTGGGTAGGTGGGCAACAGCTTCTGTCTCAAGTACTGGAAGTCCTGTTCACTCCACA
The genomic region above belongs to Bos indicus isolate NIAB-ARS_2022 breed Sahiwal x Tharparkar chromosome 9, NIAB-ARS_B.indTharparkar_mat_pri_1.0, whole genome shotgun sequence and contains:
- the SMPD2 gene encoding sphingomyelin phosphodiesterase 2 isoform X1 yields the protein MKPNFTLRLRVFNLNCWGIPYLSKHRADRVKRLGDFLNMESFDLALLEEVWSEQDFQYLRQKLLPTYPAAHYFRSGIIGSGLCVFSKHPIQEFTQHVFTLNGYPYMIHHCDWFCGKAVGLLVLHLSGLVLNAYVTHLHAEYNRQKDTYLAHRVAQAWELAQFIQAELMREEFLPHHLGSSSHTSKKADVVLLCGDLNLHPKDLGCRLLKEWTGLHDAYLETRDFKGSEEGCTMVPKNCYVKHQELGPFPLGIRIDYVLYKAVSGLYIFCKTFKTTTGHDPYSGPPFSDHEALMATLCVRHSPPQHNPSPTHGPAESSPLTSVLREAWAEVDQGMAQAHWWATMAGYAVGLGLLLLALLCALAAGGWIREAALLLWTPSVGLVLGAGAFYLFHVQEAKGLCRTRAELQHVLGRAREAQDLGPESQPALLLGQQERERAEEQ
- the SMPD2 gene encoding sphingomyelin phosphodiesterase 2 isoform X7; translated protein: MKPNFTLRLRVFNLNCWGIPYLSKHRADRVKRLGDFLNMESFDLALLEEWHHWQWSLCLLQTPNPGIHPACLHPQWLPLHAPCRVQSTEGHLPSTSRGPSLGTGPVHPDLGCRLLKEWTGLHDAYLETRDFKGSEEGCTMVPKNCYVKHQELGPFPLGIRIDYVLYKAVSGLYIFCKTFKTTTGHDPYSGPPFSDHEALMATLCVRHSPPQHNPSPTHGPAESSPLTSVLREAWAEVDQGMAQAHWWATMAGYAVGLGLLLLALLCALAAGGWIREAALLLWTPSVGLVLGAGAFYLFHVQEAKGLCRTRAELQHVLGRAREAQDLGPESQPALLLGQQERERAEEQ
- the SMPD2 gene encoding sphingomyelin phosphodiesterase 2 isoform X3, translating into MKPNFTLRLRVFNLNCWGIPYLSKHRADRVKRLGDFLNMESFDLALLEEVWSEQDFQYLRQKLLPTYPAAHYFRSGIIGSGLCVFSKHPIQEFTQHVFTLNGYPYMLHAEYNRQKDTYLAHRVAQAWELAQFIQAELMREEFLPHHLGSSSHTSKKADVVLLCGDLNLHPKDLGCRLLKEWTGLHDAYLETRDFKGSEEGCTMVPKNCYVKHQELGPFPLGIRIDYVLYKAVSGLYIFCKTFKTTTGHDPYSGPPFSDHEALMATLCVRHSPPQHNPSPTHGPAESSPLTSVLREAWAEVDQGMAQAHWWATMAGYAVGLGLLLLALLCALAAGGWIREAALLLWTPSVGLVLGAGAFYLFHVQEAKGLCRTRAELQHVLGRAREAQDLGPESQPALLLGQQERERAEEQ
- the SMPD2 gene encoding sphingomyelin phosphodiesterase 2 isoform X6, with the translated sequence MKPNFTLRLRVFNLNCWGIPYLSKHRADRVKRLGDFLNMESFDLALLEEVWSEQDFQYLRQKLLPTYPAAHYFRSGIIGSGLCVFSKHPIQEFTQHVFTLNGYPYMLHAEYNRQKDTYLAHRVAQAWELAQFIQCDLGCRLLKEWTGLHDAYLETRDFKGSEEGCTMVPKNCYVKHQELGPFPLGIRIDYVLYKAVSGLYIFCKTFKTTTGHDPYSGPPFSDHEALMATLCVRHSPPQHNPSPTHGPAESSPLTSVLREAWAEVDQGMAQAHWWATMAGYAVGLGLLLLALLCALAAGGWIREAALLLWTPSVGLVLGAGAFYLFHVQEAKGLCRTRAELQHVLGRAREAQDLGPESQPALLLGQQERERAEEQ
- the SMPD2 gene encoding sphingomyelin phosphodiesterase 2 isoform X5, which translates into the protein MKPNFTLRLRVFNLNCWGIPYLSKHRADRVKRLGDFLNMESFDLALLEEVWSEQDFQYLRQKLLPTYPAAHYFRSGIIGSGLCVFSKHPIQEFTQHVFTLNGYPYMLHAEYNRQKDTYLAHRVAQAWELAQFIHHTSKKADVVLLCGDLNLHPKDLGCRLLKEWTGLHDAYLETRDFKGSEEGCTMVPKNCYVKHQELGPFPLGIRIDYVLYKAVSGLYIFCKTFKTTTGHDPYSGPPFSDHEALMATLCVRHSPPQHNPSPTHGPAESSPLTSVLREAWAEVDQGMAQAHWWATMAGYAVGLGLLLLALLCALAAGGWIREAALLLWTPSVGLVLGAGAFYLFHVQEAKGLCRTRAELQHVLGRAREAQDLGPESQPALLLGQQERERAEEQ
- the SMPD2 gene encoding sphingomyelin phosphodiesterase 2 isoform X4, which codes for MKPNFTLRLRVFNLNCWGIPYLSKHRADRVKRLGDFLNMESFDLALLEEVWSEQDFQYLRQKLLPTYPAAHYFRSGIIGSGLCVFSKHPIQEFTQHVFTLNGYPYMIHHCDWFCGKAVGLLVLHLSGLVLNAYVTHLHAEYNRQKDTYLAHRVAQAWELAQFIQCDLGCRLLKEWTGLHDAYLETRDFKGSEEGCTMVPKNCYVKHQELGPFPLGIRIDYVLYKAVSGLYIFCKTFKTTTGHDPYSGPPFSDHEALMATLCVRHSPPQHNPSPTHGPAESSPLTSVLREAWAEVDQGMAQAHWWATMAGYAVGLGLLLLALLCALAAGGWIREAALLLWTPSVGLVLGAGAFYLFHVQEAKGLCRTRAELQHVLGRAREAQDLGPESQPALLLGQQERERAEEQ
- the SMPD2 gene encoding sphingomyelin phosphodiesterase 2 isoform X2; amino-acid sequence: MKPNFTLRLRVFNLNCWGIPYLSKHRADRVKRLGDFLNMESFDLALLEEVWSEQDFQYLRQKLLPTYPAAHYFRSGIIGSGLCVFSKHPIQEFTQHVFTLNGYPYMIHHCDWFCGKAVGLLVLHLSGLVLNAYVTHLHAEYNRQKDTYLAHRVAQAWELAQFIHHTSKKADVVLLCGDLNLHPKDLGCRLLKEWTGLHDAYLETRDFKGSEEGCTMVPKNCYVKHQELGPFPLGIRIDYVLYKAVSGLYIFCKTFKTTTGHDPYSGPPFSDHEALMATLCVRHSPPQHNPSPTHGPAESSPLTSVLREAWAEVDQGMAQAHWWATMAGYAVGLGLLLLALLCALAAGGWIREAALLLWTPSVGLVLGAGAFYLFHVQEAKGLCRTRAELQHVLGRAREAQDLGPESQPALLLGQQERERAEEQ